The following proteins are encoded in a genomic region of Periophthalmus magnuspinnatus isolate fPerMag1 chromosome 21, fPerMag1.2.pri, whole genome shotgun sequence:
- the si:dkey-3d4.3 gene encoding leucine-zipper-like transcriptional regulator 1 homolog gives MSQNGPCLWTGLPQSSPAPCERFKLACCSHQHYVYVLGGRHSTCQRDFWRYNVVCNEWTELNCTSEAAPEALEEHSMVAHEGFLFVFGGMLDSAYTSLRCPLWVFDIMRQKWVQWRGKSPQAESPSNRKAHSAVVIESAMLVYGGYIDLKGSSQEFWSLDLDSMVWSPVACSPQTSLGPGPRHSHSSTAFGTCMYLYGGLKGLREQRDFWMWNSTSSTWSSLRTKSGPSKLVGHSAVTYKDCMLVFGGCECQNSPQNCLWRYNFFSQSWNQITTLPGSDPPHKVHHCCVGLGPSYCRQYEKSTLNSEIQLNDKIRRFKNKCFPTQLSFLGSENAIELQMLTPQKSTSLDNKEKEWRMDCLTFENKAFRNRLSFEKELDENISQNLPDMLLVIGGRPYTLHKPISVWQMTLTDS, from the exons ATGAGTCAGAATGGCCCCTGTCTGTGGACTGGGCTCCCTCAGAGCAGCCCGGCCCCCTGTGAGCGCTTCAAACTGGCCTGCTGCAGCCACCAGCACTATGTGTATGTGCTGGGGGGGCGCCATTCCACCTGCCAGCGTGACTTCTGGAGGTACAATGTCG TGTGCAACGAATGGACCGAGCTGAACTGCACCAGTGAAGCTGCACCAGAAGCACTTGAGGAACATTCTATGGTGGCCCATGAG GGCTTTCTCTTCGTGTTTGGAGGCATGCTGGACAGTGCGTACACCAGCCTCAGATGTCCCCTCTGGGTCTTTGACATTA TGAGACAGAAGTGGGTACAGTGGCGTGGAAAGTCCCCACAG gCAGAGAGCCCGTCCAACAGAAAGGCCCACAGCGCAGTGGTGATTGAGTCGGCCATGCTGGTCTATGGAGGTTACATAGACCTGAAAGGATCCTCTCAGGAGTTCTGGAGTTTGGACTTAG ACTCCATGGTGTGGTCCCCTGTGGCCTGCTCTCCACAGACCTCATTAGGCCCAGGGCCCCGGCACAGTCACTCCTCCACAGCTTTCGGCACCTGCATGTACCTGTACGGAGGGCTTAAAGGACTGCGTGAGCAGAGAGACTTCTGGATGTGGAACTCCACCAGCAGCACATGGAGCTCCCTCAGAACCAA ATCTGGCCCCTCTAAACTGGTAGGACACAGTGCAGTGACCTACAAAGACTGCATGCTCGTCTTCGGAGGATGCGAGTGCCAGAACTCACCTCAGAACTGCCTTTGGAGGTATAACTTCTTCTCCCAATCCTGGAACCAAATCACCACTCTACCCGGCTCTGACCCTCCTCACAAAGTTCACCACTGCTGTGTCGGATTGGGTCCTAGCTACTGCCGTCAATATGAAAAATCAACTTTAAACTCAGAAATTCAACTTAATGATAAAATTAGACGCTTCAAAAATAAGTGCTTCCCAACTCAACTTAGCTTTTTGGGCTCGGAGAACGCGATCGAACTCCAAATGTTGACACCACAAAAAAGTACTTCCCTGGACAATAAAGAAAAGGAGTGGAGAATGGACTGTTTGACTTTCGAAAACAAAGCGTTTAGGAACAGACTGAGTTTTGAAAAGGAACTGGACGAGAATATAAGCCAGAATCTGCCAGACATGTTGTTGGTGATCGGAGGAAGGCCATACACACTACACAAGCCTATATCTGTGTGGCAAATGACACTGACAGACTCATAG